The DNA region CGATGGTGTTGCCGCTGGTCGCGCGCGGGCCTGGCGAGCGCGGCGCGGGGCCGGCCAGGGGCGTGCGTCCCGTCGATGCGACCCTGCGTGAGCAGCCCGCCGGGCGCGTGTGGATCATCCTGCTCGACGGCGCCTCGCTCGATTACGTGTCGCCGGCGGCAGCGCAGGGGCGGTTGCCCAACTTCGGCCGCCTGCTCGACGGCGGCGCCTACCTGACGTTGTTCTCGATCGAGCCCCGACAGCCCTCGCCGATCTGGGCCTCGGTGGCCACGGGGCGCTACCCACCGGGCACGGCGGTGCGGGCCCACGACCGCTACCGGGGTGGGTGGGCGACGCTCGACCTGCTGCCGCGGTACGTCTTTGCCGACCTGCTGGTGCTGTCGGGCGTGCTGACGGCGACGCCGCACCGGGTGGAGGACCTGCGTGGGGCGCCCTTGTGGCGGGTGCTCGATGCCTCCGGCTTCCCGGCGGTGACGGCCGGGTGGCCCTTCGCCGTGCAGGGCGCGTCGGGCCGGGGACGCATCATCGCCGACGATGCCCGCCGGGCCGACCTGCCGCCCATCGAGGCCGACCGCGCATTGCGTGAGCGCTTCGAGGCCGCCCTGCTCGAGGGCGACGTGCAGGTGGCCGCCATCCGGTACGCGGCGCTGTCTGCCGGTGCGCGCGACGCCCTGCTGCCGCTGTCGGGGCCGGCCGGGCGTCGGCCACTGGACGCCGTGTACGACTTCATCGACGCCGAGATCGGCCGTGTCCTGCAACGGCTGGCACCCGACGATCTCCTGCTCGTCGTATCGGGCTATCGTCTCGAGTCGCCGAGCCCGCTGGTGCGCGTGCGCGATCGCCTGGTCGACGACGCGGGGCTGGCGGCGGAGGCCAGTCGGTCCGACGGCTTCATGCTCGCCTACGGTCGGCAGGTGGCGCCCGGCCGCAAGACCCTCGGCGCCATCGTCGACGTGCTGCCGACCATCCTCTACTACCTCGGCCTGCCGGTCGGGCGCGACATGGACGGCTACGCGCGCACCGACATCTTCGTGGGGTCGCTCACCAACGGGCGACCGGTGAGCTTCATCAGGAGCTATCAGTAGGCTCAAGGCTCCACAGGGGTAGGGCGCGGTCTCCGACCGCGCCGTCAGTACCACCCAGCCGCTAACGGCGCGGTAGGGACACCGCGCCCTACCTCTGGGCCTTCTGCTACACTGTCGCCGGCTCTTTAATCGCGGTCCGGTGAGTCCGCAAAGAGGTCGTCATGCCAACTTCCGAAGTGCCGCGCGCCCGCGCGGTTCCTCCACAACGTCGAGTCCCCGTGCGCGCCGAGTTCCCGGCGTCGCCTGGCCATGCCTGCCGGAGGGTGTCATGCCCGTGGTGATGGACGGCTCGCGCATCGAGCGCACGCTCCGCCGCATCGCCCACGAGATCCTCGAGCGCAACCGCGACCTCTCGGACATGGCCCTGGTCGGCATCCGGACGCGTGGCGTGGTGATCGCCGAGCGGCTCGCGGCGGTCCTGAAGGAGGCCGGCAGCGTCACGATGCCGGTCGGCTCGCTCGACATCACGCTGTACCGCGACGACTACATGCGGACGCCCGTCGGGCCGCAGCCGGTGGTGCGCAGCACCGACATCCGCTTCTCGGTCGAGGGGCGCCGACTGCTGCTTGTCGACGACGTGCTCTACACCGGGCGGACGATCCGCGCCGCGCTGGACGCGATCATCGACTACGGCCGGCCACGCAGCATCCAGCTGATCGTGCTGGTCGATCGCGGGCACCGCGAGCTGCCGATCAAGGCCGACTACGTGGGCAAGAACCTGCCGACCTCGCAGGAGCAGAGCGTGCAGGTGCGGCTCACCGAGATCGACGGCCTCGACGAGGTCCAGCTCGAGGAGGGCGCATGAGCGGGCCGACGCCGGTCACCGCCCTGAGCGGTCGCCACCTGCTCGGCATCAGCGACCTCACGCCGCGCGAGATCACCCTCGTGCTCGACACCGCCGACGCGATGCGCGAGGTGGGCGAGCGGCAGATCAAGAAGGTGCCGGCGCTGCGCGGTCGCACCATCGTCAACCTG from Luteitalea sp. TBR-22 includes:
- a CDS encoding alkaline phosphatase family protein, yielding MPYLRLLTNALAAGALGAVMLLHLVLLLNPQVPLHPGVLFSLGWRLGLTAGVLLAAAFFFASLVRYLSTRRGPGWLSLRLLAWMTTLVVGLGALLSWLNLSAYQASLTPGAGRRGAVVALTLAISAGVLLLIALVHYGFGRRGSRVGGTLLGIAVVSAMVLPLVARGPGERGAGPARGVRPVDATLREQPAGRVWIILLDGASLDYVSPAAAQGRLPNFGRLLDGGAYLTLFSIEPRQPSPIWASVATGRYPPGTAVRAHDRYRGGWATLDLLPRYVFADLLVLSGVLTATPHRVEDLRGAPLWRVLDASGFPAVTAGWPFAVQGASGRGRIIADDARRADLPPIEADRALRERFEAALLEGDVQVAAIRYAALSAGARDALLPLSGPAGRRPLDAVYDFIDAEIGRVLQRLAPDDLLLVVSGYRLESPSPLVRVRDRLVDDAGLAAEASRSDGFMLAYGRQVAPGRKTLGAIVDVLPTILYYLGLPVGRDMDGYARTDIFVGSLTNGRPVSFIRSYQ
- the pyrR gene encoding bifunctional pyr operon transcriptional regulator/uracil phosphoribosyltransferase PyrR, whose protein sequence is MPVVMDGSRIERTLRRIAHEILERNRDLSDMALVGIRTRGVVIAERLAAVLKEAGSVTMPVGSLDITLYRDDYMRTPVGPQPVVRSTDIRFSVEGRRLLLVDDVLYTGRTIRAALDAIIDYGRPRSIQLIVLVDRGHRELPIKADYVGKNLPTSQEQSVQVRLTEIDGLDEVQLEEGA